In Vibrio sp. STUT-A11, a genomic segment contains:
- a CDS encoding aspartate aminotransferase family protein encodes MSKWIEQDSAHCLHPFTNFKALNDKGSRIIKRAEGVYIYDEDDNKILDGMAGLWCVNMGYSCQPLIDAATKQMQELPYYNLFFQTAHPPAVELSTLLAEVTPEGMNHVFYTGSGSECNDTVVRMVRHYWSSLGKPQKQTIISRKNAYHGSTMAGASLGGMSAMHAQGGLPLPNIVHIDQPYYFGEGNGVDETEFGLERARQLEEKILELGEENVAAFIAEPIQGAGGVIIPPSSYWPEIQRICDKYEILLIVDEVICGFGRTGEWFASQTFNIKPDLMCMAKGITSGYLPLGGVMVRDHVAKVLTDADTEFAHGFTYSGHPASCAVAIANIKEMQRLSVVNQVREETGPYFAKRWAELAEHPMVGEARSVGLVGAIELVKDKQTKQRFDKELDVGTRCRDHCFNSGVVLRAVGDSMICSPPLIITKSEIDELVALAKLALDNTLADVQQ; translated from the coding sequence ATGTCTAAATGGATTGAGCAAGATAGTGCACATTGCTTGCACCCTTTTACTAACTTCAAGGCGTTAAATGACAAAGGTTCTCGCATTATTAAGCGCGCGGAAGGGGTTTACATCTATGACGAGGATGACAACAAGATCCTCGACGGTATGGCGGGCTTATGGTGTGTGAATATGGGCTACAGCTGTCAGCCTCTTATTGATGCCGCGACAAAGCAAATGCAAGAATTGCCGTACTACAATTTGTTTTTCCAAACCGCACACCCACCAGCGGTAGAGCTTTCTACTTTACTGGCGGAGGTCACGCCAGAAGGCATGAACCATGTGTTCTATACGGGGTCAGGTTCTGAGTGTAATGACACGGTAGTGAGAATGGTTCGTCACTACTGGAGTAGCCTTGGTAAACCGCAAAAGCAAACCATCATCAGCCGTAAAAATGCTTACCACGGCAGCACTATGGCGGGGGCAAGTCTCGGTGGCATGTCTGCGATGCATGCGCAAGGTGGTCTTCCTTTGCCTAACATCGTGCATATCGATCAACCTTACTATTTTGGTGAAGGAAATGGCGTCGATGAAACCGAATTTGGTTTAGAGCGCGCAAGGCAGCTAGAAGAGAAGATTCTGGAGCTTGGTGAAGAAAATGTCGCTGCTTTTATTGCAGAGCCTATTCAAGGTGCTGGTGGCGTGATTATTCCGCCATCGAGCTACTGGCCTGAAATCCAACGTATTTGTGACAAATATGAAATTCTATTGATTGTTGATGAAGTGATTTGTGGCTTTGGCCGCACTGGCGAATGGTTCGCAAGTCAGACCTTCAACATAAAGCCAGATCTTATGTGTATGGCTAAAGGCATCACATCAGGTTACCTGCCGCTAGGTGGTGTGATGGTTCGTGATCATGTTGCCAAAGTACTCACCGATGCAGATACGGAATTCGCACACGGTTTTACTTACTCAGGTCATCCTGCTTCTTGTGCGGTTGCCATCGCCAACATTAAAGAGATGCAACGTCTCAGCGTTGTTAATCAAGTACGAGAAGAGACCGGTCCATATTTTGCCAAACGCTGGGCAGAGCTCGCTGAGCACCCAATGGTTGGTGAAGCGCGTAGCGTTGGTCTGGTCGGTGCAATTGAGCTTGTGAAGGACAAACAAACCAAACAACGATTCGATAAAGAGTTAGATGTGGGTACTCGATGTCGCGACCATTGCTTTAACAGTGGCGTGGTATTGAGAGCCGTAGGAGACTCAATGATCTGTTCACCACCACTGATCATCACGAAATCAGAAATAGACGAATTAGTTGCACTTGCAAAACTGGCTTTAGATAACACGCTCGCCGACGTTCAGCAGTAG
- a CDS encoding glutamine synthetase family protein: MTSLANQPINIDRLKTKQEQQEIAHFIEQNPNITTIDLILFDMNGVVRGKRINTTQLSKVLEQGICLPASVFALDICGETVEETGLGFEKGDGDRVCRIVPNSLQVVPWQENSAQAIVTMYEPETNQPFFADPRHVLEQQVNKLKSKGFNPCVAVELEFYLQDPEPDDTGCPQPPLMPVSGERMTQTQVYSLDELDEFKTFLDEIVNACQAQGIPAENITAEYAPGQFEVNLKHSTDVLLACDHAMLLKRVVRAIAKKHGFHANFMAKPYTEHAGSGCHVHISLQDADGINVLGYNDDLLLNAIAGVLDHMDECMAIFAPNANSYRRLQPNMFVPMHASWGWDNRTVAVRVPASGEEDKRIEHRLSGADVNPYLTVSVLLASILDGIENNLVPPAPIDGDATQLDLPTLPSSWDSALHAFSASEFMQYSFGEELCKVYLANKKHEQERFSAQVSPLEYQWYR, encoded by the coding sequence ATGACTAGTCTTGCCAATCAACCGATTAACATTGACCGACTAAAAACCAAACAAGAGCAGCAAGAAATTGCTCATTTTATCGAACAGAATCCAAACATCACGACGATTGATTTGATCCTGTTCGATATGAACGGTGTGGTCAGAGGAAAGCGGATCAACACCACTCAACTGAGCAAAGTGCTGGAACAAGGTATTTGTTTACCCGCATCTGTTTTCGCACTCGATATCTGCGGAGAAACCGTCGAAGAGACCGGGTTAGGGTTTGAAAAAGGTGATGGTGACCGTGTTTGCCGGATTGTGCCAAATTCTTTGCAGGTCGTACCATGGCAAGAAAATAGCGCCCAGGCCATCGTCACTATGTACGAGCCAGAAACTAACCAACCTTTCTTTGCTGACCCTAGACACGTGCTTGAACAACAAGTAAACAAACTGAAAAGCAAAGGCTTTAACCCGTGCGTCGCGGTTGAGTTAGAGTTTTATTTGCAGGACCCTGAACCCGATGATACTGGCTGCCCCCAACCCCCTCTGATGCCAGTTAGCGGCGAGCGAATGACACAAACGCAAGTCTATTCACTCGATGAGCTTGATGAATTTAAAACCTTTTTGGATGAAATCGTAAACGCATGTCAAGCGCAGGGCATTCCGGCAGAAAACATCACCGCCGAATATGCTCCGGGGCAATTTGAAGTAAACCTAAAACATTCCACCGATGTATTACTCGCTTGTGACCATGCCATGTTACTAAAACGTGTCGTTCGTGCGATAGCGAAGAAACATGGATTTCATGCCAACTTCATGGCGAAGCCTTATACAGAACATGCAGGCAGCGGCTGCCACGTTCACATCAGCTTGCAGGACGCAGATGGGATTAACGTGCTTGGGTATAATGACGATTTACTGCTTAATGCCATTGCTGGTGTCTTAGACCACATGGATGAATGCATGGCGATTTTTGCTCCCAATGCCAACTCCTATCGTCGCTTGCAACCGAATATGTTCGTACCAATGCATGCTTCATGGGGTTGGGATAACCGAACGGTTGCCGTGCGTGTGCCAGCCAGCGGCGAAGAAGACAAACGAATCGAGCACCGTTTATCAGGTGCCGATGTTAACCCTTACCTCACTGTATCTGTTTTATTGGCATCCATCCTAGACGGCATTGAAAACAATCTGGTACCGCCAGCGCCCATAGACGGAGACGCAACTCAGCTCGATCTACCGACTCTGCCAAGCTCTTGGGACAGTGCTTTACATGCCTTCTCAGCAAGTGAATTTATGCAATACAGCTTTGGAGAAGAGCTTTGCAAAGTTTACCTCGCCAACAAAAAACACGAGCAGGAAAGGTTTTCGGCTCAAGTTTCACCACTTGAATACCAATGGTACCGATAA
- a CDS encoding glutamine synthetase family protein, producing METFKKWIEENRITEVECLIPDITGNARGKIMPAKKFLREGGMHLPEVIFFQTVNGDWPDDESMIDLTEKDMNLEPDPNTVRLVPWTKDPTGQVIHDCFTVDGEPVEVSPRAVLRRVLSFYEREGWNPIVAPELEFFLVKKNLDWDYPLEPPIGRNGRPETARQSFSIDAVNEFDPIFEDMYDFCEAQGLDVDTLVHESGAAQMELNFDHGEPLDLADQVFLFKRTVREAALRHDVYATFMAKPMEHEPGSAMHIHQSLVDVNGKNLFANEDGSNSELFLNYIAGMQKYTPAAIAFFAPNVNSYRRLVFGESAPTNVAWGEDNRTVGLRVPVSDKNARRIENRYAGADANPYLAMALSLACGYLGMKEKLTPTPQSTGDMTTEPYSLPHTLEDALLLLENSDELREILGDRFVSAYVAIKRKEYKTFFQVISSWEREFLLLNV from the coding sequence ATGGAAACATTCAAGAAATGGATTGAAGAAAACCGTATTACTGAAGTCGAGTGTCTTATCCCTGACATTACTGGTAACGCAAGAGGCAAAATTATGCCCGCCAAAAAATTTCTTCGAGAAGGAGGGATGCATCTTCCCGAAGTGATTTTTTTCCAGACGGTAAACGGTGACTGGCCAGACGATGAAAGCATGATTGATCTCACCGAGAAAGACATGAATCTCGAGCCAGATCCAAATACGGTTAGGTTAGTTCCATGGACAAAAGATCCAACAGGTCAGGTAATTCATGACTGTTTCACAGTGGATGGTGAGCCAGTAGAAGTTTCCCCAAGAGCGGTATTACGTCGCGTTTTATCGTTCTACGAAAGAGAGGGTTGGAACCCAATAGTGGCACCAGAGCTAGAGTTTTTCTTGGTTAAGAAAAATCTGGACTGGGACTATCCGCTTGAACCGCCGATTGGCCGAAATGGCAGACCAGAAACGGCCAGACAATCCTTCAGTATCGATGCTGTGAATGAATTCGATCCGATTTTTGAAGATATGTATGACTTCTGTGAGGCGCAAGGCCTGGACGTTGATACATTAGTTCATGAATCGGGTGCCGCTCAGATGGAGCTGAATTTCGATCACGGTGAACCGTTAGATTTGGCAGATCAGGTGTTTCTTTTTAAGCGCACGGTGCGAGAAGCCGCATTGCGCCACGATGTTTATGCCACGTTTATGGCTAAACCAATGGAGCATGAACCAGGTAGTGCGATGCACATTCACCAAAGCTTGGTGGATGTGAACGGCAAGAACCTGTTCGCCAACGAAGACGGTTCTAACAGCGAACTGTTCCTCAATTATATTGCTGGCATGCAAAAATATACCCCGGCTGCGATTGCCTTTTTTGCTCCAAACGTTAACTCCTACCGTCGACTAGTCTTCGGCGAATCAGCGCCTACCAACGTGGCTTGGGGAGAGGACAACCGCACGGTAGGGCTTCGAGTTCCGGTCTCTGATAAGAATGCCCGCCGGATTGAAAACCGTTACGCCGGTGCGGATGCGAACCCTTACTTAGCGATGGCATTGTCATTGGCCTGTGGCTACTTGGGTATGAAAGAAAAACTTACGCCAACACCACAGAGTACAGGTGACATGACGACAGAGCCTTACTCACTTCCTCATACATTAGAAGATGCTTTATTGCTGCTGGAAAACAGTGACGAGCTGAGAGAAATTCTCGGTGATCGATTTGTTTCTGCTTACGTGGCAATTAAGCGAAAAGAGTACAAAACGTTCTTTCAAGTTATCAGCTCTTGGGAGCGTGAGTTCTTACTCTTAAACGTATAA